A single genomic interval of Nonomuraea rubra harbors:
- a CDS encoding acyl-CoA synthetase codes for MEFNHADLFEGLADTIGDRTAVVCDQERRTYAELEAEANRLAHYLLDLGIQPGQHVGLHLYNSVEYVAGMLAALKIRAVPINVNYRYVEAELLYLYRDSDIRALIYDVEFEPRVSAVLDQAPLLEHLVAAGGRPAIGAAVPYGTALERGKPERGFAPRTGQDVYIIYTGGTTGMPKGAMWHVEDLFMGFGGGNPYGAPRATPQEVIDEAVKANPMVMLAASPLMHGAAQMAMFLTWWMGSTIVFVRKFDADAVWQAVGRERVNTISITGDAMARPLAEALADGEYDVSTLFAISSTGAILSGAVRDRLQELLPNAMIIDSFGSTESGYTASGVAGSSPEKGLRYQPNSVVKLAVLDEKGRPVEPGSGRLGTVARSGRVAFGYYNDPAKTARTFHTDEDGTRWLLTGDLATVDTDGTVNVFGRGSQCINTGGEKVFPEEVEAVLKGHPAVFDAVVTGVPDERWGSRVAAVIEPRPGVELGAEELDAHCRKLLSGYKVPRTYAFVTQMVRSPAGKADYRWARETAERAAD; via the coding sequence ATGGAGTTCAACCACGCTGACCTGTTCGAAGGGCTCGCGGACACGATCGGGGACCGCACGGCCGTCGTCTGCGACCAGGAACGCCGCACCTACGCCGAGCTGGAGGCCGAGGCGAACCGGCTCGCCCACTACCTGCTCGACCTCGGGATCCAGCCGGGCCAGCACGTCGGCCTGCACCTCTACAACAGCGTCGAGTACGTCGCCGGCATGCTCGCCGCGCTCAAGATCCGGGCCGTGCCGATCAACGTGAACTACCGGTACGTCGAGGCCGAGCTCCTCTACCTCTACCGGGACTCCGACATCCGGGCGCTGATCTACGACGTCGAGTTCGAGCCCAGGGTGAGCGCCGTGCTGGACCAGGCGCCGCTGCTGGAGCACCTCGTCGCCGCGGGCGGGCGGCCGGCGATCGGGGCGGCGGTGCCGTACGGGACGGCGCTCGAACGCGGCAAGCCGGAGCGCGGCTTCGCGCCGCGCACGGGACAGGACGTGTACATCATCTACACCGGCGGCACCACCGGCATGCCCAAGGGCGCGATGTGGCACGTCGAGGACCTGTTCATGGGCTTCGGCGGCGGCAACCCGTACGGCGCCCCGCGCGCCACCCCGCAGGAGGTCATCGACGAGGCCGTCAAGGCCAACCCCATGGTGATGCTGGCCGCCTCGCCGCTCATGCACGGGGCCGCGCAGATGGCCATGTTCCTGACCTGGTGGATGGGCTCGACCATCGTGTTCGTGCGCAAGTTCGACGCGGACGCGGTGTGGCAGGCGGTCGGCCGGGAGCGCGTGAACACCATCAGCATCACCGGCGACGCCATGGCCAGACCGCTGGCCGAGGCCCTGGCGGACGGCGAGTACGACGTCTCCACGCTGTTCGCGATCAGCTCCACCGGGGCGATCCTGAGCGGCGCCGTCCGCGACCGGCTCCAGGAGCTGCTGCCGAACGCCATGATCATCGACAGCTTCGGCTCCACCGAGTCCGGCTACACCGCCTCCGGCGTGGCCGGCTCCTCACCCGAGAAGGGGCTGCGCTACCAGCCGAACTCTGTCGTCAAGCTGGCCGTGCTGGACGAGAAGGGCAGGCCCGTCGAGCCCGGCTCCGGCCGGCTCGGCACGGTCGCCAGGTCGGGGCGGGTGGCGTTCGGCTACTACAACGACCCCGCCAAGACCGCCCGCACCTTCCACACCGACGAGGACGGCACCCGGTGGCTGCTCACCGGCGACCTCGCCACCGTGGACACCGACGGCACCGTGAACGTCTTCGGGCGCGGCTCGCAGTGCATCAACACCGGCGGGGAGAAGGTGTTCCCCGAGGAGGTCGAGGCGGTGCTCAAGGGCCATCCGGCGGTGTTCGACGCGGTGGTGACCGGGGTGCCCGACGAGCGCTGGGGGAGCAGGGTGGCGGCCGTGATCGAGCCGCGGCCCGGGGTCGAGCTCGGCGCCGAGGAGCTGGACGCGCACTGCAGGAAGCTGCTGTCCGGGTACAAGGTGCCGCGGACGTACGCGTTCGTCACCCAGATGGTGCGCTCGCCGGCCGGGAAAGCCGACTACCGGTGGGCCCGCGAGACCGCGGAGCGGGCCGCGGACTGA
- a CDS encoding thiolase domain-containing protein, with translation MGNRCAVIGVGQTHYTTKRRDVSIAGLVREAALRALEDAGLTFKDIDAVVIGKAPDLFEGVMMPEAYLADALGAAGKPMMRVHTAGSVGGSTALVGASLIQGGVHERVLVVAFEKQSESNATWALSTHLPFSASLVVGAGGYFAPHIREYMRRSGAPGHIGTLVAVKDRLNALKNPYAHLKIPGIDQKMVESTPMLWEPIRYLETCPSSDGACAIVLSSESAATGTPAWVHGTAMRSEPIFRAGRDTVSPQAGKDCAADVYRQAGIADPRRQIDVAEVYVPFSWYEPMWLENLGFAAEGEGWKLTESGATALDGDTPWNASGGVLSSNPIGASGLIRFAEAALQVRGMAGEHQVDGARTALGHAYGGGAQFFAMWIVGRERP, from the coding sequence ATGGGTAACCGGTGTGCGGTCATCGGCGTCGGCCAGACGCACTACACGACCAAGCGCAGGGACGTCTCGATCGCCGGCCTGGTCCGCGAGGCGGCGCTGCGCGCGCTGGAGGACGCCGGGCTGACGTTCAAGGACATCGACGCCGTGGTGATCGGCAAGGCGCCCGACCTGTTCGAGGGCGTGATGATGCCGGAGGCGTACCTGGCGGACGCGCTCGGCGCGGCGGGCAAGCCGATGATGCGCGTGCACACGGCGGGCAGCGTCGGCGGCTCCACGGCGCTGGTCGGGGCCTCGCTGATCCAGGGCGGCGTGCACGAGCGGGTGCTCGTGGTCGCGTTCGAGAAGCAGTCGGAGTCGAACGCCACCTGGGCCCTGTCCACCCACCTGCCGTTCAGCGCGTCGCTGGTGGTGGGCGCGGGCGGCTACTTCGCGCCGCACATCCGCGAGTACATGCGCAGGTCCGGCGCCCCCGGCCACATCGGCACCCTGGTGGCCGTCAAGGACCGGCTGAACGCGCTGAAGAACCCGTACGCGCACCTCAAGATCCCCGGCATCGACCAGAAGATGGTCGAGTCCACGCCCATGCTCTGGGAGCCCATCCGCTACCTGGAGACCTGCCCGTCCAGCGACGGCGCCTGCGCGATCGTGCTGTCGTCGGAGTCGGCGGCCACCGGCACCCCCGCCTGGGTGCACGGCACCGCGATGCGTTCCGAGCCGATCTTCCGGGCCGGGCGCGACACGGTCAGCCCGCAGGCGGGCAAGGACTGCGCCGCCGACGTCTACCGGCAGGCCGGCATCGCCGACCCGCGGCGGCAGATCGACGTGGCCGAGGTGTACGTGCCGTTCTCCTGGTACGAGCCGATGTGGCTGGAGAACCTGGGGTTCGCGGCGGAAGGTGAGGGCTGGAAGCTCACCGAGTCGGGCGCCACCGCGCTCGACGGCGACACCCCGTGGAACGCCTCGGGCGGGGTGTTGTCCAGCAACCCGATCGGGGCGTCGGGACTGATCAGGTTCGCCGAGGCCGCGCTGCAGGTGCGTGGCATGGCGGGCGAGCACCAGGTGGACGGCGCCCGTACGGCGCTCGGCCACGCCTACGGCGGGGGAGCCCAGTTCTTCGCGATGTGGATCGTCGGACGGGAGAGACCCTGA
- a CDS encoding thiolase domain-containing protein has protein sequence MRDVAIVAFAQTRHTDHDTGLAEHELIHPVISEVKELTGLKRFGFTCSGSCDYLAGAPFSFVSALDALAAWPPISESHVEMDGAWALYEAWVRLQHGDIDSALVYGFGKSSLGDLRTIMTLQLDPYYLAPLGLDQLSYAALQAAAVGADRQELDEIVRRSRADGRSNPYALDLPEPDGDDFAVQPLRKTDVPPITDGAAAIVLATGDLAGRLHPNPAWIRGIAHRTEPHYLGLRELARSASAADAARAAGVTKGPVEVAELHAQFPHEEIILRQALELGGDTVINPSGGPLAANPVMAAGLVRIGEAARRIHDGTASRTVAHAASGPCLQQNLVTVLEA, from the coding sequence ATGAGAGACGTGGCGATCGTCGCGTTCGCGCAGACGCGGCACACCGATCACGACACCGGCCTGGCCGAGCACGAGCTGATCCATCCCGTGATCAGCGAGGTCAAGGAGCTGACCGGGCTCAAGCGCTTCGGCTTCACCTGCTCGGGCAGCTGCGACTACCTGGCGGGGGCGCCGTTCTCGTTCGTGTCGGCGCTCGACGCGCTGGCCGCCTGGCCGCCGATCTCCGAGAGCCACGTCGAGATGGACGGCGCCTGGGCCCTGTACGAGGCGTGGGTGCGGCTCCAGCACGGCGACATCGACTCCGCCCTGGTCTACGGCTTCGGCAAGTCGTCGCTGGGCGACCTGCGGACGATCATGACGCTCCAGCTCGACCCGTACTACCTGGCCCCGCTCGGCCTCGACCAGCTCTCCTACGCCGCGCTCCAGGCCGCCGCCGTGGGCGCCGACCGCCAGGAGCTGGACGAGATCGTACGACGCAGCCGGGCCGACGGGCGCAGCAACCCGTACGCGCTCGACCTGCCCGAACCCGACGGGGACGACTTCGCCGTACAACCGCTCAGGAAGACGGACGTGCCGCCCATCACGGACGGCGCGGCCGCGATCGTGCTCGCCACCGGCGACCTGGCCGGCCGGCTCCACCCGAACCCGGCCTGGATCAGGGGCATCGCGCACCGCACCGAGCCGCACTACCTGGGCCTGCGCGAGCTGGCCCGATCGGCCTCCGCCGCCGACGCCGCCCGCGCCGCCGGGGTCACCAAGGGGCCCGTCGAGGTGGCCGAGCTGCACGCGCAGTTCCCGCACGAGGAGATCATCCTGCGCCAGGCCCTGGAGCTGGGCGGCGACACCGTGATCAACCCGTCGGGCGGCCCGCTCGCCGCCAACCCCGTCATGGCCGCCGGACTCGTCCGCATCGGCGAGGCCGCGCGCCGCATCCACGACGGGACGGCGAGCCGTACGGTCGCGCACGCCGCGAGCGGCCCCTGCCTGCAGCAGAACCTCGTGACCGTCCTGGAGGCATGA
- a CDS encoding Zn-ribbon domain-containing OB-fold protein: protein MPSDPLVAQHVLEFPGGYTRTTGPVIGRFLSELRARRIVGVRTAEGRVLVPPLEYDPATGEPVTGEYVEVGPAGTITTSAWVDEPLDSHPLDRPFAWALIRLDGADTDLLHAVEADNPKALAAGTRVWPVWRDRPTGHITDISCFAPEVTKIVSSVRAEYRLQVGGALRVFLEGVERGVLLGSRCEQCEKVYVPLRLACPECGNTLPDTLELPDTGTITTFAINNLPDPRAPEVPFVSAYILLDGADIPMIALIGDVPAHEVRQGMRVRAVWVPESERTASMANIRWFAPTGEPDVELA from the coding sequence GTGCCATCTGATCCGCTGGTCGCCCAGCACGTCCTGGAGTTCCCCGGCGGCTACACGCGTACGACGGGGCCGGTCATCGGCCGGTTCCTCAGCGAGCTGCGCGCCCGCCGCATCGTCGGGGTACGGACGGCGGAGGGCCGGGTGCTCGTCCCCCCTCTCGAGTACGATCCCGCGACCGGCGAGCCCGTGACCGGCGAGTACGTCGAGGTCGGCCCGGCCGGCACGATCACCACCTCGGCCTGGGTGGACGAGCCGCTCGACAGCCACCCCCTCGACCGCCCCTTCGCCTGGGCCCTGATCCGCCTCGACGGCGCCGACACCGACCTCCTGCACGCCGTGGAAGCCGACAACCCCAAGGCACTGGCGGCCGGCACCCGGGTCTGGCCGGTCTGGCGCGACCGGCCCACCGGCCACATCACCGACATCTCCTGCTTCGCCCCCGAGGTCACGAAGATCGTGTCCAGCGTGCGGGCCGAGTACCGCCTCCAGGTCGGCGGCGCACTCCGCGTCTTCCTGGAGGGCGTCGAGCGCGGCGTCCTCCTCGGCAGCCGCTGCGAGCAGTGCGAGAAGGTGTACGTGCCGCTCAGGCTGGCCTGCCCCGAATGCGGAAACACCCTCCCCGACACGCTCGAACTCCCCGACACCGGCACGATCACCACCTTCGCCATCAACAACCTGCCCGACCCCCGGGCTCCCGAGGTGCCGTTCGTGTCGGCGTACATCCTGCTCGACGGGGCGGACATCCCCATGATCGCGCTCATCGGGGACGTACCCGCACACGAGGTACGCCAGGGCATGCGGGTCAGGGCGGTCTGGGTCCCCGAGAGCGAGCGCACGGCGTCCATGGCGAACATCCGCTGGTTCGCCCCCACCGGCGAGCCTGATGTGGAGCTGGCATGA
- a CDS encoding acyl-CoA synthetase has translation MGTLGFWRLAQADPEWIAAVDPDGTQHRAGDLLARSNRLVHGLRELGLQPGDGICGLVPNGTDGLVLYLAALQAGWYYTPINWHLTGPEIAYIVTDSEAKAFFVHPRFAEEGARGAEAIAPERRFLLGGGEGEGFRAASELTDGQPDTTPAGRTAGATMHYTSGTTGKPKGVRRPLSGLDPDDSAELMTFLLGLFGITPGRPNAHLVTSPSYHTAVTQFGGTALHLGHTLVYMDKWDAEEMLALCERHRVTNSHMVPTHFKRLLALPEQVRKKYDLSSLRWMIHAAAPCPVPVKWAMLDWWGDCVYEYYAATEGGGTLATPEDWKAHPGTVGKSWPISELLIVDDQGEPVPTGTPGTIYMKMMGVQFEYKGDPAKTAANRLKDHFTVGDIGYLDDDGFLYLCDRKADMIISGGTNIYPAEIENELMVHPKVADVAVFGIPDEEWGEQVKAVVEPAPGIEPGPELAAELLASLEGRLSRMKWPKSIDFIAEMPREPNGKLLKRKLRAPYWEGHDRAI, from the coding sequence ATGGGCACGCTCGGTTTCTGGAGGCTCGCGCAGGCGGATCCCGAGTGGATCGCGGCCGTGGACCCCGATGGCACCCAGCACCGCGCGGGCGACCTGCTGGCCCGCTCGAACCGCCTCGTGCACGGCCTGCGCGAGCTCGGCCTCCAGCCGGGCGACGGCATCTGCGGTCTGGTCCCGAACGGCACGGACGGGCTCGTGCTCTACCTGGCCGCCCTCCAGGCCGGCTGGTACTACACGCCGATCAACTGGCACCTGACCGGGCCCGAGATCGCCTACATCGTCACCGACAGCGAGGCCAAGGCGTTCTTCGTGCACCCCCGCTTCGCCGAGGAGGGCGCCAGGGGCGCGGAGGCCATCGCGCCCGAGCGCCGCTTCCTGCTGGGCGGGGGCGAGGGTGAGGGGTTCAGGGCGGCGAGCGAGCTGACCGACGGGCAGCCGGACACCACCCCCGCCGGCCGCACCGCCGGCGCCACCATGCACTACACCTCGGGCACCACCGGCAAGCCCAAGGGCGTCAGACGACCCCTCAGCGGCCTGGATCCGGACGACTCCGCCGAGCTCATGACGTTCCTGCTCGGACTGTTCGGCATCACCCCCGGCCGCCCGAACGCCCACCTGGTCACCTCGCCCAGCTACCACACCGCCGTGACGCAGTTCGGCGGCACGGCCCTGCACCTGGGCCACACGCTCGTCTACATGGACAAGTGGGACGCCGAGGAGATGCTCGCGCTCTGCGAACGTCACCGCGTCACGAACTCCCACATGGTCCCCACCCACTTCAAGCGCCTGCTCGCCCTGCCGGAACAGGTCAGGAAGAAGTACGACCTGTCGTCGCTGCGGTGGATGATCCATGCCGCCGCCCCCTGTCCCGTCCCGGTCAAATGGGCGATGCTCGACTGGTGGGGCGACTGCGTGTACGAGTACTACGCGGCCACCGAGGGCGGCGGCACCCTCGCCACGCCCGAGGACTGGAAGGCGCATCCCGGCACGGTCGGCAAGTCCTGGCCGATCAGCGAGCTGCTCATCGTGGACGACCAGGGCGAACCCGTGCCGACCGGCACCCCCGGCACCATCTACATGAAGATGATGGGCGTCCAGTTCGAGTACAAGGGCGACCCCGCCAAGACCGCCGCGAACCGCCTCAAGGACCACTTCACCGTCGGCGACATCGGTTACCTGGACGACGACGGCTTCCTCTACCTCTGCGACCGCAAGGCCGACATGATCATCTCGGGCGGGACGAACATCTACCCCGCCGAGATCGAGAACGAGCTCATGGTCCACCCGAAGGTGGCCGACGTGGCCGTGTTCGGCATCCCGGACGAGGAGTGGGGCGAGCAGGTCAAGGCCGTGGTCGAGCCGGCCCCCGGCATCGAGCCCGGCCCGGAGCTGGCGGCCGAGCTGCTGGCCTCGCTGGAGGGCCGGCTGTCCAGGATGAAGTGGCCCAAGAGCATCGACTTCATCGCCGAGATGCCCCGCGAGCCGAACGGCAAGCTGCTCAAACGCAAGCTCCGCGCCCCGTACTGGGAGGGACACGACCGTGCCATCTGA
- a CDS encoding crotonase/enoyl-CoA hydratase family protein, whose product MELLPISTPHCRIERDGHVLIVTMNRPEARNALSSDMLIGLASAWAYASREPGIRVAILTGAEGTFCAGADLKAMGTPSSDPDVQARAAQIPNFHWKGLLREDLPTKPIICAVEGYAVAGGTELLVGTDLRVVAESATLGLFEAKRALFPMGGSAVRLPRQIPYCHAMDLLLTGRPITAAEALSMGLVNRVVPDGQALAAARELAEDVASSGPLAVQAILRTYRDTLGMAEVEALKVSDELGWPVIGSEDAKEGTRAFREKRPPAYEGH is encoded by the coding sequence GTGGAGCTCCTGCCGATCAGTACCCCCCACTGCCGGATCGAACGCGACGGCCACGTCCTGATCGTCACCATGAACCGGCCGGAGGCCCGCAACGCGCTCTCCTCCGACATGCTGATCGGCCTGGCTTCCGCGTGGGCGTACGCGTCGCGGGAGCCGGGGATCCGGGTCGCGATCCTGACGGGCGCCGAGGGCACGTTCTGCGCCGGCGCCGACCTCAAGGCCATGGGCACGCCGTCGTCGGACCCGGACGTGCAGGCCAGGGCGGCCCAGATCCCCAACTTCCACTGGAAGGGCCTGCTGCGCGAGGACCTGCCGACGAAACCGATCATCTGCGCCGTGGAGGGCTACGCGGTGGCCGGCGGCACGGAGCTGCTGGTGGGCACCGACCTGCGGGTGGTGGCCGAGTCGGCCACGCTGGGGCTGTTCGAGGCCAAGCGCGCCCTCTTCCCGATGGGCGGCAGCGCCGTACGGCTCCCCCGGCAGATCCCGTACTGCCACGCCATGGACCTCCTCCTCACCGGCCGCCCGATCACCGCCGCAGAGGCCCTGTCGATGGGGCTGGTCAACCGGGTGGTGCCGGACGGCCAGGCCCTGGCGGCGGCCCGCGAGCTGGCCGAGGACGTGGCCTCGTCGGGGCCGCTGGCGGTGCAGGCCATCCTGCGGACGTACCGGGACACGCTGGGGATGGCCGAGGTGGAGGCGTTGAAGGTGTCGGACGAGCTGGGGTGGCCGGTGATCGGCTCGGAGGACGCCAAGGAGGGCACCCGCGCCTTCCGCGAGAAGCGGCCACCCGCGTACGAGGGGCACTGA
- a CDS encoding NAD(P)H-dependent flavin oxidoreductase encodes MRTRVTDMFGIELPIFAFSHCRDVVAAVSRAGGMGVLGALYFTPEELETELKWIDDHVDGKPYGVDVVMPASYEGADFAPEELVGRLQSMIPEGHRAFVENLLAKHGVPALSADAEAGRVLLGWTDATARPQVEVALRHPIALLANALGPPPADVVELAHSHGVKVAALASTPRHALKQVEVGVDVVVAQGTEAGGHTGEISTMVLIPQVVDAVDVPVLAAGGIGNGRQMAAGMALGAEGVWTGSIWLAVEEADTPEMAKRRILEATSRDTVRSRSWTGKPARLLRNEWTEAWESEESPGTLPMPLQFMLVSDALRRIGRSDASELATFPAGQIIGVMNQVRSAKDVVFGLVEEYGEALERLERLTGD; translated from the coding sequence ATGCGGACACGTGTCACGGACATGTTCGGAATCGAGCTCCCGATCTTCGCGTTCAGCCACTGCAGGGACGTGGTCGCCGCCGTCAGCCGGGCCGGCGGCATGGGGGTGCTCGGAGCGCTCTACTTCACACCCGAAGAGCTCGAGACGGAGCTCAAGTGGATCGACGACCACGTGGACGGCAAGCCGTACGGGGTGGACGTCGTCATGCCGGCCTCGTACGAGGGCGCCGACTTCGCCCCCGAGGAGCTGGTCGGCCGCCTCCAGTCCATGATCCCGGAAGGCCACCGGGCGTTCGTCGAGAACCTGCTGGCCAAGCACGGGGTCCCGGCCCTGTCGGCCGACGCCGAGGCCGGCCGCGTGCTGCTCGGCTGGACGGACGCCACCGCGCGGCCCCAGGTCGAGGTCGCCCTGCGCCACCCCATCGCGCTCCTGGCCAACGCCCTCGGCCCGCCGCCCGCCGACGTGGTGGAGCTCGCCCACTCCCACGGCGTCAAGGTCGCCGCCCTCGCCTCGACCCCGCGCCACGCGCTCAAGCAGGTGGAGGTGGGCGTGGACGTGGTCGTCGCCCAGGGCACGGAGGCCGGCGGCCACACGGGCGAGATCTCCACCATGGTGCTCATCCCGCAGGTGGTGGACGCCGTGGACGTGCCCGTACTGGCCGCGGGCGGCATCGGCAACGGCCGCCAGATGGCCGCCGGAATGGCCCTGGGAGCCGAAGGGGTGTGGACGGGCTCGATCTGGCTCGCGGTCGAGGAGGCCGACACGCCGGAGATGGCCAAACGCCGCATCCTGGAGGCCACCTCCCGCGACACCGTCCGCTCCCGCAGCTGGACGGGCAAGCCCGCCCGGCTGCTCAGGAACGAGTGGACCGAGGCGTGGGAGTCGGAGGAGTCGCCGGGGACGCTGCCGATGCCGCTGCAGTTCATGCTGGTGTCGGACGCGCTGCGGCGCATCGGCCGCTCGGACGCCTCGGAGCTGGCCACGTTCCCCGCCGGGCAGATCATCGGGGTGATGAACCAGGTGCGGTCGGCCAAGGACGTGGTGTTCGGACTGGTGGAGGAGTACGGCGAGGCGCTGGAACGCCTGGAACGCCTCACCGGCGACTGA
- a CDS encoding DUF3068 domain-containing protein, producing MGRISTLVLIGFGAFFIALAPLLKFWAAGQIISAPANQFGISRLEAKGAQYFSMQDLKVLTGDLDIIVTTRGDVKEAQDDHVVWDEATVVNDVTNSRPQIDISERRSAFNKYTGLAVNCCSNNVEKAPVTLEGQIYKFPFDVEKKTYKVFNSTAQKAYDAVFVREDNVNGLPVYVFEQTVPPVKTETRTAPANVLGITGETGDVQVDRWYDGKTTYWIEPVTGSPVRQEQQRHEVLKTQDGVERTAAFIATAKMTDATVNDLVKNAQSGKNTINLLRNVIPLVLLVVGVVLVVAGVLLGRRRPERIE from the coding sequence ATGGGTCGTATCTCCACGCTCGTCCTCATCGGGTTCGGGGCTTTCTTCATCGCGCTGGCGCCCCTGCTGAAATTCTGGGCGGCCGGTCAGATCATCTCGGCGCCGGCGAACCAGTTCGGCATCTCGCGGCTGGAGGCCAAGGGCGCCCAGTACTTCTCCATGCAGGACCTCAAGGTGCTGACCGGTGACCTCGACATCATCGTCACCACGCGCGGGGACGTGAAGGAGGCCCAGGACGACCACGTGGTCTGGGACGAGGCCACGGTGGTCAACGACGTGACCAACAGCCGCCCGCAGATCGACATCTCCGAGCGCCGCAGCGCCTTCAACAAGTACACGGGGCTGGCGGTGAACTGCTGCAGCAACAACGTGGAGAAGGCGCCGGTGACGCTGGAGGGGCAGATCTACAAGTTCCCCTTCGACGTGGAGAAGAAGACGTACAAGGTGTTCAACTCCACGGCGCAGAAGGCGTACGACGCGGTCTTCGTCCGCGAGGACAACGTCAACGGGCTGCCCGTCTACGTCTTCGAGCAGACCGTGCCGCCGGTCAAGACCGAGACCCGCACCGCCCCCGCCAACGTGCTCGGCATCACCGGCGAGACCGGGGACGTGCAGGTGGACCGCTGGTACGACGGCAAGACGACGTACTGGATCGAGCCGGTCACGGGCTCGCCCGTCCGGCAGGAGCAGCAGCGGCACGAGGTGCTCAAGACGCAGGACGGGGTCGAGCGCACGGCGGCCTTCATCGCCACCGCGAAGATGACCGACGCGACCGTGAACGACCTGGTCAAGAACGCGCAGAGCGGCAAGAACACCATCAACCTGCTGCGCAACGTCATCCCGCTGGTCCTGCTCGTCGTGGGCGTCGTGCTCGTCGTGGCCGGGGTGCTGCTCGGCCGCCGCCGCCCGGAGCGGATCGAGTAA
- a CDS encoding acyltransferase family protein, which yields MKGRDAALDGIRAIAALGVWLLHVGSNTGVMYREGMLPWMMSRLGIAVPIFFLLSGLLLYRPWARAVIEDTPRPRPVRYLWRRVLRVMPVYWLVTALALWAWSPFDWTGWLKWMLLAQNFFPGDPVPDGLYQMWTLPIEMSFYVLLPILAWLLHRFARGGNRPVRLLLGIAVLPVISVAAVTAARLLELPQLALLLPYHLVYFACGMAMAVLSVWIGHSRVIDSLAPQLLVLAGLLYALLSTGLAGPRTLTLPTLSQSLWRTSLEAAVAVLLVAPFALASRPGSLRNRVLGNPVSAYLGRISYSFFLWHAPVITLQLKLTGAQPFQGDFASVAVVSFVITMLLSVGSYHLIEASALKLSGHRSAPALPPAAPAPLPAAPAP from the coding sequence ATGAAGGGCAGGGACGCCGCGCTCGACGGCATCCGCGCGATCGCCGCGCTCGGCGTCTGGCTGCTGCACGTCGGGAGCAACACGGGCGTCATGTACCGCGAGGGCATGCTCCCCTGGATGATGAGCCGCCTGGGCATCGCCGTACCCATCTTCTTCCTCCTGTCGGGCCTGCTGCTGTACCGGCCGTGGGCGCGCGCGGTGATCGAGGATACGCCACGGCCACGGCCGGTGCGTTACCTGTGGCGCCGGGTGCTGCGGGTGATGCCGGTCTACTGGCTGGTGACCGCGCTGGCGCTGTGGGCGTGGAGCCCCTTCGACTGGACCGGCTGGCTGAAGTGGATGCTGCTGGCGCAGAACTTCTTCCCCGGCGACCCCGTGCCCGACGGGCTCTACCAGATGTGGACGCTGCCCATCGAGATGTCGTTCTACGTGCTGCTGCCGATCCTGGCGTGGCTGCTGCACCGCTTCGCGCGCGGCGGCAACCGGCCGGTCCGGCTGCTGCTCGGCATCGCGGTGCTGCCGGTGATCTCCGTGGCCGCCGTGACCGCCGCCCGGCTGTTGGAGCTGCCGCAGCTCGCGTTGCTGCTGCCGTACCACCTGGTCTACTTCGCCTGCGGCATGGCGATGGCCGTGCTGTCGGTGTGGATCGGGCACAGCCGCGTGATCGACTCGCTGGCGCCGCAGCTCCTGGTGCTGGCCGGGCTGCTGTACGCGCTGCTGAGCACCGGCCTGGCCGGCCCCCGCACGCTCACGCTGCCTACCCTGTCGCAGTCGCTCTGGCGGACCAGCCTGGAGGCCGCGGTGGCGGTCCTCCTGGTGGCGCCGTTCGCGCTGGCCTCCCGTCCCGGCTCGCTGCGGAACCGGGTGCTCGGCAACCCCGTCAGCGCCTACCTGGGCCGCATCTCCTACAGCTTCTTCCTCTGGCACGCGCCCGTGATCACGTTGCAGCTCAAGCTCACCGGCGCGCAGCCGTTCCAGGGCGACTTCGCCAGCGTGGCGGTGGTGTCGTTCGTGATCACGATGCTGCTGAGCGTCGGCAGCTACCACCTGATCGAGGCGAGCGCGCTCAAGCTCAGCGGACACCGGTCAGCACCTGCTCTTCCGCCGGCAGCTCCGGCTCCGCTGCCGGCCGCGCCGGCTCCGTGA